A region of the Thermoplasmata archaeon genome:
GAACGTGGCTGAAGAAGACACTGAAAAAGACGAAAGAAAATGGGTCGGTGTCCGCCTCTCAAAAGTGATGATGCACCAGATTGAGATGGTTGTGAACACGCACCCAGAGTATGCTTGGAATGGGCCCAACGACTTTGTTCGTGACGCAGTAAGAAGACATTTAGAGTATATCCGCAGACAGGATATGCTTAGAGAAGGAAAAATTGAAACGCTCCAGCCAAAGGTAGAACAACTGATTGAAGAATCCCTGGGGGTGGAGGAGCGTGCTAGGTTTGAGAAAGAACTTAAGGCAATTGAGCGAGAAATTGATGTTGCGAAGGAACCACAGGCATTTGTAGATGCACTCACCAAGCTACTCGAGAATACCTATGGACAGTCAATTGCAAAAACAATCTCCAAAAAATTGCTAGACATGCTCCAGACAAAGGGAAGCATATAGTGAAACTGGAGGGGAAAAAATGGAAAAAAGAATACCTACGGGAATAAGTGGATACGACTCAATACTCAAGGGAGGGTATATAGAGGGCTCTTTCAATCTAGTGGCGGGAGAATGTGGCTCTGGTAAAACTATATTTGCACTCTGTTATATCATAAATGGTGCAGATAGATATGGAGACAATACCCTATTTGTTACATTAGAAGAAAGTCGTGCTAACATCCTGAAGAACATGCCTACAAAACTGAAGGAGACCTTTGAGCGCAACACAGACAAAATCACAATTGTAGACCTTTCTGTGATAAGAAAGTTGACTACAGTGTTTGAGGAGAAAACTGGCTTCTCAAGTATAGTAGATGTGGATGTTCTCATTGAAAGTTTAAGGAAGTGGATTACTGAGAAGAAGATAAAGAGGGTGGCAATTGACGGTCTTGCAGTGATGAGTATCAGGTATCCTCAGGAGTACGAAATGAGGAGTGCGATCTTCAGGATTTCCTCTAGTTTAAAGGAACTCGGTGTCACAGCAATGATAACTGAGGAAAGTGAGCGTGACGCTGTCGCAAGAAAATTTGGTGTAAAAGAATTTGTAGCAGATTCGATCACACATTTAAAGTACAACAATGGGTTGAGAACTTTGGAAGTTTTGAAGTTGCGTGGCTCTGATTTTCTACCGGGAGAAAACGGCTTTGTTATAAACGAAGATGGAATTGAGGTCTTTCCACGCCTCATGCCTGAAACAAAGGTTTCTGCAAGTGATAAGCGAGTGCCTACTGGGATTGCAGGACTGGACAAGATGCTCGGTGGCGGATTTTTCCGTGGAGATGTAATTCTCGTCTCTGGGAGTGCAGGTGCGGGAAAAACAATCATGGGATTGCAGTTTGTTAGCGAGGGTTGTAGAAACAATGAGAAAGGGTTGATTGTTTCATTTGAGGAAAATCCTGCACAGCTGAAAAGGAATGCAAGAACTGTTGGAATTCCACTTGAAAAGTACGAAAAAGAAAAGCTGCTTGAAATCATATATGCTCCTTACCCAGGTACAAACATCCATATGTTGCTCCAGCAGATAATTTCTCGTCTTCCAATGATAGAACGCTTGTTCATAGACACAGTGAATCATTTTGAAAGTGCAATGCCTAAGGAAGAATTGAGAAATGTGCTCGTCTCATTTACCAGCATGACTAAGAAACATGGCGTTAGTGTGATGTTCTCTTCAGAAAGCGATGAGCTTATGGGCACCAGCAGGTTAATGGCAAGCAATGTTTCCTATGTTGTAGATACAATTGTCGTTTTGAGACATGTAGAAATTGGTTCGGAGATGAAAAAAGCAATTAACTTGCTAAAAGTAAGAGGTACACAACATATAAAGGACATTAGGGAGTACGAAATAACGAGCAAGGGAATAATTATAAAGGACAAGTTCCAGAATGTGGAAGGCGTGTTTTCTGGCTCTGCAAGAACTGCAGCAAGAAAACTTGAAAAGTTCTTTGATTGATTATGGGGCTAGATCCGTATTACCTTTTTGGCCTTTTTAATCCAAACATATTTATTGTTATTTTAACCTTTAAAAGGTGGTGGAAACGAAGAGAACGAGAGAACGCATATCTTCTCCTATTTTTTCTCTGTATATATCTTTCAATGGCATTCTCAGTATTTGCTGACAGTTTACCAAAAGAGATAAACATTCTGGTTCTTCTAAACAAGCTTTTTCTTGCCCTTGGATTCCTTTTTCTTTTCTTGTTTCTTGTGCTTTATTTTCCAATGCTTAAAAAGTACAGAAGTTTCATCATATTACACATTATTTTTGTGATATTCATCGGGATGCTATATCTTCCTGAACTTACCACCATCTCAGTTTACACAGAAGTTGATATGAAACTCCCGTGTTATAATCAGAACCTCTCGTTCTCAATCGCGTTTCTCTCTTACCTTTTATTCTGGGCTAGTTTAGTTATTTACTATCTCTACCGTTGCTCACTTCTTACAGAAAAACTGAGTGCGCGTGTTAAACTTCATCTTTTCATAGTAGGCGTTTTTTTCACACTTCTTGGGGTTTTGTGTATTGAACCTGGTCTGATGGATACTAGAGACATATATGTGCTAGAATTTACTGGTAAAATTTATGGCATTGTATTTCATATAATTGCATTTGTGCTTTTTGTCACCTCATTATTTGTGCCCAAATCTCTCCTCAAATTGTGGGAAGAACATGTTTTCTCACCGAAAGAGCCAAAAAGTCTGAGAAATGTCAGAAACCTGTTAATTCTTATCCTTGGAATAGGACTCAATGTAGTTGGGGGAAAACTTACCTCATATTTTAATCTTCCATTTTTCGCAGATACGATAGGAACTGCTCTAGTTGCCTTCACACTAGGCCCATGGACTGCAGCAACTGTTGGTTTGCTCACAAACTTTCTGCTTTCTTTTGTAGCCGGTGTTGCATATTTTCCATTTGCAATTTGCAACATTCTCGTTGGCTTGCTTTGGGGGTATTTTGCGAAGTTTGGATATGCACGAATTGTAGGTATTGATCCAGAAGTTTTCTGGAGAAAATTTATAAAATTTATTATTTTTAATGGAATTGTTGTTGGCATCATAAATGCATGCGTAAGTACTGTTGTCTCATTATCATTATTTGGAGGATTTTCAGGGCACGGTGCAGAGTTCA
Encoded here:
- a CDS encoding ATPase domain-containing protein, whose translation is MEKRIPTGISGYDSILKGGYIEGSFNLVAGECGSGKTIFALCYIINGADRYGDNTLFVTLEESRANILKNMPTKLKETFERNTDKITIVDLSVIRKLTTVFEEKTGFSSIVDVDVLIESLRKWITEKKIKRVAIDGLAVMSIRYPQEYEMRSAIFRISSSLKELGVTAMITEESERDAVARKFGVKEFVADSITHLKYNNGLRTLEVLKLRGSDFLPGENGFVINEDGIEVFPRLMPETKVSASDKRVPTGIAGLDKMLGGGFFRGDVILVSGSAGAGKTIMGLQFVSEGCRNNEKGLIVSFEENPAQLKRNARTVGIPLEKYEKEKLLEIIYAPYPGTNIHMLLQQIISRLPMIERLFIDTVNHFESAMPKEELRNVLVSFTSMTKKHGVSVMFSSESDELMGTSRLMASNVSYVVDTIVVLRHVEIGSEMKKAINLLKVRGTQHIKDIREYEITSKGIIIKDKFQNVEGVFSGSARTAARKLEKFFD